The Lolium perenne isolate Kyuss_39 chromosome 6, Kyuss_2.0, whole genome shotgun sequence genome segment AAACAATGGGGGTGTCTGCGGCTGTGCTGGCGGTGCTGCTcttgtcggcggcggcggtggtagcGTCGGCCGGGCACCACGACTACGGCGACGCGCTCCACAAGAGCATACTCTTCTTCGAGGGGCAGCGGTCCGGCAGGCTCCCTCCCGACCAGCGCCTCCGCTGGCGCCGCGACTCCGGCCTCCACgacggcgccgccgccggcgtaCGCGCTCTCATCTTGCAACATCCTATTTCGGTTTTCTGTCCAGAAAGATGCATGATCATTCGTGGCAATGTGCCATCATGTAACCTGCAGGTGGACCTGACGGGCGGGTACTACGACGCGGGCGACAACGTGAAGTTCGGGTTCCCGATGGCGTTCACGGCGACGCTCATGTCCTGGGGGCTGATCGACTTTGGGCGCACCTTCGGCGGGCACCGGGAGGAGGCCCGGAAGGCGGTGCGGTGGGCGACGGACTACCTGATGAAGACGACGGCGAAGCCCAACACGGTGTACGTGCAGGTCGGGGACGCCTCCAGGGACCACTCGTGCTGGGAGCGGCCCGAGGACATGGACACGCCCCGCACCGTCTACAAGGTGGACCCGTCCCACCCGGGCTCCGACGTCGCCGCCGAGACCGCCGCCGCGCTCGCCGCGGGATCCATCGTCTTCCGCGAGGCCGACCCCGTCTACTCCCAGCGCCTCCTCGACCGCGCCATGGCCGTCTTCAAGTTCGCGGACCGGTACCGCGGCGCGTACAGCAGCAGCCTGCACGACGCGGTGTGCCCCTGCTACTGCGACTTCGACGGGTACCAGGACGAGCTGCTGTGGGCGGCGGCGTGGCTGCACAAGGCGTCGCGCCGGAGGGAGTACCGCGAGTACATCAAGCGGAACGAGGTGGTGCTCGGCGCCAGCGAGTCCATCAACGAGTTCGGGTGGGACAACAAGCACGCCGGCATCAACGTCCTCATCTCCAAGGTAAAAAAATGTCTGTCGCTGCGCGATCTGTTGTTAACTACCACCATTCCGAGAAGGACGAAGCATTGTCATCTTGGCACTTTGGCTGCTTCGCCATCCATCTTTCATGATGTTGGATTGTTGGTGTTTCCCCACGCCGCAAGTTATTCGATATTCCTTCGACATGCATCTTTCATCTTTGGACGGTACTAGTACTGATTAAAGAGTTCAGCTACTAGCTAGCTTGCCACTCGATCTAATGATTGACTGTTTTACTGCTTTACACCTTTGAGCTTTGCATGTAGATTGAGATTCAGTAGTGATGCACGGTACATCTTTGAACTTTTGCATGTAGATTGAGATTCAGTAATGATGCATAGTATCTTGCCAGCCTACccgcaaaaaaacaaaaaaaatcttgcCAGCCGATCAGGTCATTCTGAAATTATCCTGACAACAGGAGCTGCTGATTCTGCCCGGTGGCTGATCAGTTTAATCAATGACCGCACACTAAACTAATCTTAGTGTCTAGTAGCATCAGTTTCCGATCATGGCAGTGCACGGTGGTATGGTACCACCAAATAGGAGACGAGGAG includes the following:
- the LOC127306236 gene encoding endoglucanase 6 gives rise to the protein MGVSAAVLAVLLLSAAAVVASAGHHDYGDALHKSILFFEGQRSGRLPPDQRLRWRRDSGLHDGAAAGVDLTGGYYDAGDNVKFGFPMAFTATLMSWGLIDFGRTFGGHREEARKAVRWATDYLMKTTAKPNTVYVQVGDASRDHSCWERPEDMDTPRTVYKVDPSHPGSDVAAETAAALAAGSIVFREADPVYSQRLLDRAMAVFKFADRYRGAYSSSLHDAVCPCYCDFDGYQDELLWAAAWLHKASRRREYREYIKRNEVVLGASESINEFGWDNKHAGINVLISKEVLMGKDEYFQSFRVNANNFMCTLLPGISNHPQIQYSPGGLLYKVGSSNMQHVTSLSFLLLAYSNYLSHAGAHVACGGGGTAAPAKLRQVAKRQVDYILGDNPLRMSYMVGYGPRFPRRIHHRASSIPSVAAHPGKIGCKAGAAYYASAAPNPNLLVGAVVGGPTDATDAFPDARAVFQQSEPTTYINAPLMGLLAYFSAHPNPAEWADD